In bacterium 336/3, the following proteins share a genomic window:
- a CDS encoding LPS biosynthesis protein, with the protein MKTNKEELEAYYGLPKEVKFCKKCVMSNQRPTSAVEFKHTKDSKKTTLVFDEEGVCDACRTNEQKHKIDWAKREEELLKLLDKYRRTDGGYDCIVPGSGGKDSAFQAHVLKYKYGMNPLTVTWPPILYTDYGYKNFKNWLDVGGFDNISFNRNGKVMKLLTKLSIENIFHPFQTFILGQKNLAVKIALKYDIPLIFYGENEAEYGNPIADNTSSLRDKSYFTFNHLDEIFLGGVSIKELQEKHDVRLSDLMSFLPASTQEMGGKDIQVHYLGYYLRWTPQEVYYYAVENTGFKARPFRTQGTYSKYNSIDDKIDDLHYYTTFIKFGIGRATYDASQEIRNKHLTREEGVALVKRFDGEFPDKYFDEIMEYLDINPEYFKNELSDKFRSPHLWAKNDKGEWQLRHNIWGGGLED; encoded by the coding sequence ATGAAAACTAATAAAGAAGAGCTGGAAGCATATTATGGCTTGCCTAAAGAAGTAAAGTTTTGTAAAAAATGTGTGATGTCTAATCAGCGTCCTACTTCTGCTGTTGAGTTTAAGCATACAAAAGATTCTAAAAAAACGACATTAGTTTTTGATGAAGAAGGAGTTTGTGATGCTTGTAGAACCAATGAGCAAAAACACAAAATAGATTGGGCAAAAAGAGAAGAAGAACTTCTAAAACTTTTGGATAAATATCGCAGAACAGATGGTGGTTATGATTGTATAGTTCCTGGGAGTGGTGGCAAAGACAGTGCTTTTCAGGCTCATGTTTTGAAATACAAATATGGGATGAATCCTCTTACAGTTACTTGGCCTCCAATTCTTTATACAGATTATGGATATAAAAACTTCAAAAACTGGTTAGATGTAGGAGGTTTTGATAACATTAGTTTCAATAGAAATGGTAAAGTAATGAAATTACTCACTAAACTTTCTATTGAAAACATATTTCATCCATTCCAGACTTTTATTCTAGGACAAAAGAATTTGGCTGTAAAAATTGCTTTAAAGTATGATATACCTTTGATTTTCTATGGAGAAAATGAAGCTGAGTATGGAAATCCTATTGCAGATAACACTTCTTCACTCAGAGACAAATCATATTTTACATTTAATCACCTTGATGAGATATTTTTAGGAGGAGTAAGCATTAAAGAATTACAGGAAAAACATGATGTTCGTCTTTCAGATTTGATGTCATTTTTACCTGCTTCTACACAAGAAATGGGAGGGAAAGATATTCAGGTGCATTACCTAGGCTATTATTTACGTTGGACACCCCAAGAAGTATATTATTATGCAGTAGAAAATACGGGTTTTAAAGCTCGTCCTTTCCGTACACAAGGTACATATAGTAAATATAACAGTATTGATGATAAGATAGATGATTTACATTACTATACCACATTTATTAAGTTTGGAATAGGAAGAGCTACTTATGATGCTTCACAAGAAATAAGAAATAAACATCTTACTCGTGAAGAAGGAGTTGCTCTTGTTAAACGTTTTGATGGAGAGTTTCCTGATAAATATTTTGATGAAATTATGGAGTATCTGGACATTAATCCAGAATATTTCAAAAATGAATTGAGTGATAAGTTTCGTTCACCTCACTTATGGGCAAAAAACGATAAAGGTGAATGGCAACTTCGTCATAATATTTGGGGTGGAGGTTTAGAAGATTAA
- a CDS encoding myo-inositol 2-dehydrogenase, which produces MEHILLVGTGYMGIEYAKVLNALNYKYIAVGRGEENAKKFEEMIGVKPIVGGLQKYLSENTQIPKCAIVGVSIETLAETTLQLMEAGVKKILLEKPGFGEVEEFAQIWNAAHIHQTEIFLAYNRRFYASTLKAKKIIEEDGGVMSFNFEFTEWSHSIQNLPKHSTELQNWFMGNSTHVIDLAFFLGGKPSQINTFVKGKGNLAWHTKSAIFAGAGETEKGALFSYQANWQAPGRWGLEINTIKHRLVFRPLEKLQIQKIGSVAIELVEEIDYSLDEQFKHGVYLQTKNFLENNYTDFCSLGEQKSMLDIYKQIGGY; this is translated from the coding sequence ATGGAACATATTCTTTTAGTGGGTACTGGGTATATGGGTATCGAGTATGCTAAAGTTCTTAATGCATTGAACTATAAATATATAGCTGTTGGAAGAGGGGAAGAGAATGCAAAAAAATTTGAAGAAATGATAGGTGTAAAGCCTATTGTTGGTGGCTTACAAAAATATCTATCAGAAAATACCCAAATTCCAAAATGTGCTATTGTTGGAGTTAGTATAGAAACCTTAGCAGAAACCACTCTACAATTAATGGAGGCTGGAGTGAAAAAAATACTTTTAGAAAAACCTGGTTTTGGAGAAGTAGAAGAATTTGCTCAAATCTGGAATGCTGCTCATATCCATCAAACAGAAATATTTTTAGCATACAATCGTAGATTTTATGCTTCTACATTAAAGGCAAAGAAAATCATCGAAGAAGATGGAGGAGTGATGTCTTTCAATTTTGAGTTTACAGAATGGTCACATAGTATACAAAATTTACCCAAACATTCTACTGAGTTACAAAATTGGTTTATGGGAAATTCTACGCATGTGATAGATTTAGCATTTTTCTTAGGTGGAAAGCCATCTCAAATCAATACTTTTGTAAAAGGGAAAGGCAACTTAGCATGGCATACTAAATCAGCTATTTTTGCAGGAGCTGGTGAAACAGAAAAAGGAGCTTTATTTTCTTATCAAGCGAACTGGCAGGCTCCTGGACGTTGGGGATTAGAAATCAATACCATTAAACATCGACTTGTTTTTAGACCTTTAGAAAAACTACAAATACAAAAAATAGGTTCTGTAGCTATTGAGCTTGTTGAAGAAATAGATTATAGTTTAGATGAACAGTTTAAACATGGAGTTTATTTACAAACAAAAAATTTCTTAGAGAATAACTATACAGATTTTTGTTCATTAGGAGAACAAAAAAGTATGTTGGATATTTACAAGCAAATAGGTGGTTATTAA
- a CDS encoding phosphoribosylamine--glycine ligase (catalyzes the formation of N(1)-(5-phospho-D-ribosyl)glycinamide from 5-phospho-D-ribosylamine and glycine in purine biosynthesis), which yields MYRILLLGSGGREHTLAWKMAQSSLCEKLWVATGNAGTAQVAENVNISPLDFPTIASFCIENKVSLLVVGNEDPLVAGIRDYFQENEQLKNIGLIGPDKHGAMLEGSKDFAKLFMFENNIPTAAYQTFTSDNLEQALRYVFNQALPIVLKADGLAAGKGVVICQTYKEAEITLREMLVDKKFGNASSKVVVEQFLEGIELSVFVLTDGKNYKILPEAKDYKRIGEKDTGLNTGGMGAVSPVPFADSQFLKKVEDRIIKPTLEGLQKRNIHYVGFIFIGLMKVGQEPYVIEYNCRMGDPETEVVIPRIENDLVELFASTAEGRLNEITLKINLQTATTIMLVSGGYPEKYESGKEMKNLAEIKNVLPFHAGTREENGKILTNGGRVMALTAFGTSIEDALQKSNLAAQTIDFEEKYYRKDIGLDLL from the coding sequence ATGTATCGCATACTTTTATTGGGTTCGGGTGGACGTGAACACACATTGGCTTGGAAAATGGCTCAAAGTTCACTTTGTGAAAAACTTTGGGTAGCGACTGGTAACGCAGGAACAGCACAAGTAGCTGAGAATGTGAATATATCACCCTTAGATTTTCCTACAATAGCTTCATTTTGTATTGAAAATAAAGTCTCTTTGTTGGTGGTGGGTAACGAAGACCCTTTGGTTGCAGGTATTAGAGATTATTTTCAGGAAAATGAACAACTAAAAAATATTGGCTTGATTGGTCCTGATAAACATGGAGCTATGCTTGAGGGAAGTAAGGACTTTGCTAAACTCTTTATGTTTGAAAATAATATCCCAACGGCTGCATATCAGACATTTACATCTGATAATCTGGAACAAGCATTGCGATATGTTTTTAATCAGGCTTTGCCCATTGTTCTGAAAGCAGATGGTTTGGCAGCAGGGAAAGGGGTTGTGATTTGTCAGACTTATAAAGAGGCAGAAATAACCCTTAGAGAGATGCTTGTAGATAAAAAATTTGGAAATGCAAGCTCCAAAGTAGTTGTAGAGCAGTTTTTAGAAGGTATAGAGCTTTCGGTTTTTGTACTAACAGATGGTAAAAATTATAAAATTCTTCCTGAAGCCAAAGATTATAAACGTATTGGTGAAAAAGATACAGGACTAAATACAGGTGGAATGGGAGCTGTTTCGCCAGTGCCATTTGCGGATAGTCAATTCTTGAAAAAAGTAGAAGATAGAATTATCAAACCTACCCTTGAGGGACTCCAAAAAAGAAATATTCATTATGTAGGGTTTATTTTCATAGGTTTGATGAAAGTAGGACAAGAACCTTATGTGATAGAATATAATTGTAGAATGGGAGACCCTGAAACTGAGGTGGTTATTCCAAGAATAGAAAATGATTTGGTTGAACTTTTTGCATCTACTGCAGAAGGTCGTTTGAACGAAATCACGCTCAAAATTAATCTACAAACAGCCACAACCATCATGCTTGTTTCAGGGGGGTATCCTGAAAAATACGAATCAGGGAAAGAAATGAAGAATTTGGCTGAAATCAAAAATGTACTTCCTTTTCATGCAGGCACACGAGAAGAGAACGGCAAAATTTTAACCAATGGAGGTAGAGTAATGGCTCTGACAGCTTTCGGAACAAGTATAGAAGATGCACTCCAAAAATCGAATTTGGCTGCCCAAACCATTGACTTTGAGGAGAAATATTATCGTAAAGATATTGGTTTGGATTTACTCTAA
- the pgk gene encoding phosphoglycerate kinase (Converts 3-phospho-D-glycerate to 3-phospho-D-glyceroyl phosphate during the glycolysis pathway), giving the protein MLTLDQYNFAGKKALMRVDFNVPLDKNTFEVTDFTRLNAHIRSIKKIIGDGGSLILMSHLGRPKGGYEEKYSLKHVILSLKKLLGQDILFASDCISDEAVNMAKNLKAGEILLLENLRFYAEEEKGDVDFAKKLSSLGDVYVNDAFGTAHRAHASTAVMAQFFDTRVCGYVMQAELDNAQKVLEKAEKPFTAIMGGAKISDKILIIEKLLDKVDNLIIGGGMSYTFFKAMGGEIGSSLVEEDKLDLAKSLIEKAKNKGVNLLLPEDSIIADAFNNDANRKEADNKHIPAGWMGLDIGKKAAESFSKVIESSKTILWNGPMGVFEMPNFAQGTSAVAKAVVSATEKGGFSLIGGGDSAAAVNQLGFGDKVSYVSTGGGALLEYMEGKELPGVKALS; this is encoded by the coding sequence ATGCTCACTTTAGACCAATACAATTTCGCAGGTAAAAAAGCTCTGATGAGAGTAGATTTTAATGTCCCTTTGGATAAAAACACTTTTGAAGTTACAGATTTTACACGCCTCAATGCTCATATTCGTAGTATTAAGAAAATTATAGGCGATGGAGGAAGCCTAATTTTAATGTCACATTTGGGAAGACCCAAAGGTGGCTATGAAGAAAAATATTCTTTAAAACATGTTATTCTCTCTCTTAAAAAACTTTTAGGACAAGATATTCTATTTGCTTCTGATTGTATTAGTGATGAGGCAGTAAACATGGCTAAGAATCTAAAAGCTGGTGAGATTCTTCTTTTAGAGAATCTCAGATTTTATGCAGAAGAAGAAAAAGGAGATGTAGATTTCGCTAAAAAACTTTCTTCTTTGGGAGATGTATATGTAAATGATGCTTTTGGAACAGCTCATAGAGCCCATGCTTCTACAGCTGTGATGGCTCAATTTTTTGACACTCGTGTATGTGGTTATGTAATGCAAGCCGAATTGGATAATGCTCAAAAAGTATTAGAAAAGGCTGAAAAACCGTTCACAGCCATTATGGGTGGTGCTAAAATTTCTGATAAAATTTTAATCATTGAAAAACTTTTAGATAAAGTTGATAATCTGATTATTGGAGGGGGGATGAGTTATACATTTTTCAAAGCGATGGGTGGTGAAATTGGTAGCTCACTTGTAGAAGAAGATAAATTAGATTTGGCGAAAAGTTTAATCGAAAAAGCTAAAAATAAAGGTGTAAATTTGCTATTGCCCGAAGATTCTATCATTGCAGATGCCTTTAACAATGATGCCAACAGAAAAGAAGCTGATAATAAACACATTCCTGCAGGTTGGATGGGTTTAGATATTGGTAAAAAAGCTGCCGAAAGTTTTTCAAAAGTAATAGAAAGTTCTAAAACTATACTTTGGAACGGTCCTATGGGCGTTTTTGAAATGCCAAATTTTGCTCAAGGAACTTCAGCCGTTGCAAAAGCCGTAGTAAGTGCTACTGAAAAAGGTGGATTTTCACTCATTGGTGGTGGAGATTCTGCCGCTGCTGTAAATCAGCTTGGTTTTGGTGATAAAGTTTCTTATGTTTCAACAGGTGGTGGTGCTTTACTCGAATACATGGAAGGAAAAGAATTGCCTGGAGTGAAAGCTTTGTCATAA
- a CDS encoding glucose-1-phosphate thymidylyltransferase — MANFVLFDNPTDRKNLLPLSFLRPLSLMRVGILTIKEKWEKHLQQACSFQTEPYLSEKYLTNIDDKESTFYINGSICPNYKLCETILALEEKQMLISQKNEIIAYKIGADRKTEHLEQFVYEEPFAKISYSFDIFGYNGEQIQEDFKIITKNRQSQPITDPHTIVYKPENIFIEEGADLKACVLNAEKGVIYIGKNAQIQEMSVIQGNFALCEGAVVNIGGKMRSDTTIGPYSKVGGEISNSVIFGYSNKAHDGFLGNSVLAEWCNLGADTNTSNLKNNYSKVKIWNYTQEDFINTDKQFCGLTMGDYSKSGINTMFNTGTVVGISSNIFGGDFPPKFIPSFMWGSNQNNFEVFEFDKALEAAERMMQRRNIPLTEIDKKILLNVFERRFKLK; from the coding sequence ATGGCAAACTTTGTCTTATTCGATAATCCAACAGATCGTAAAAACTTATTACCTCTTAGTTTTTTACGACCTCTATCATTGATGCGTGTGGGCATCCTAACTATCAAGGAAAAATGGGAAAAGCACCTGCAACAAGCATGTAGCTTCCAAACAGAACCTTATTTATCTGAAAAATATCTAACTAACATTGATGACAAAGAATCAACGTTTTATATCAACGGTTCAATTTGTCCCAATTATAAACTTTGCGAAACCATTTTGGCTCTTGAAGAAAAGCAAATGTTAATTAGTCAGAAAAATGAAATAATTGCCTACAAGATAGGGGCTGATAGAAAAACAGAACATCTAGAGCAATTTGTTTATGAAGAACCATTTGCCAAAATTTCTTATTCTTTTGATATTTTTGGTTATAATGGTGAGCAAATTCAAGAAGATTTTAAAATTATTACCAAAAATAGACAAAGTCAACCTATTACAGACCCACATACAATTGTTTATAAACCCGAAAATATATTTATAGAAGAAGGTGCAGACTTGAAAGCATGTGTACTCAATGCAGAAAAAGGAGTAATTTACATTGGAAAAAATGCTCAAATACAAGAAATGAGTGTAATACAAGGAAATTTTGCTCTTTGTGAGGGAGCAGTTGTCAATATTGGAGGTAAAATGAGAAGCGATACAACCATTGGTCCATATAGCAAAGTGGGTGGAGAAATTAGCAACTCTGTGATTTTTGGATATTCTAACAAAGCCCATGATGGCTTCTTAGGTAATTCTGTACTTGCAGAATGGTGTAATTTAGGTGCTGATACAAATACATCTAATCTCAAAAATAATTATAGTAAAGTAAAAATTTGGAACTACACACAAGAAGATTTTATTAACACAGATAAACAGTTTTGTGGACTTACAATGGGTGACTACTCCAAATCAGGTATCAATACCATGTTCAATACAGGTACAGTGGTCGGTATTAGTAGTAATATTTTTGGTGGCGATTTTCCACCCAAGTTTATTCCTTCATTTATGTGGGGTAGTAATCAAAATAATTTTGAGGTATTTGAGTTTGACAAAGCTCTTGAAGCAGCCGAACGCATGATGCAACGTAGAAATATTCCTCTTACAGAAATAGACAAAAAAATACTTTTAAATGTTTTTGAAAGACGATTCAAACTAAAATAA